CGTGATGAATCAGGAAATAATGGCGAGATTAGGAATTGCGCCTTCTTCGGTGGAACAGGCTATCAATAATACTAATTTCATTAAATCTAATGGCTATTCTTCCGATTTTCGATATTTATATTTAACGCTTACCGATGCTCAAATTCGTAATGAAAGTCAGTTGAAAAATTTGGTTGTAAGTAATAATGGAAATCGAATCGTTTTGTTGAGTGATATTGCTCAAATCAATGTTCATAATGCCAAACAATATATAAAAGTCAACGCCAACGGACAGGAAAGCATTCTGATTGCCATCATTCAGCAACCCAACGCCAATGTGGTGGATTTAAGTAAAGCAATGGAAGCAAAAATTGCAGAATTGCAGAAAACTTTGCCGAAAGATTTAGTATTAAAACCATATTACGTTCAGGCAGATTTTGTGAATGATTCCATCAAAAGTGTTACCGATGCTTTGTGGATTGGATTGGTTTTGGCAATTATCGTAGCGATTATTTTTCTTCGTTCTTGGAAAGCGAGTGCGGTTATTTTAATCATAATTCCGATTACTTTAAGTCTTACGATGTTGGTTCTTTATATAATGGGACAAACATTCAACATTATGACTTTGGGCGCAATCGCTGCTGCGATAGGATTAATCATCGATGATGCGATTGTTGTGGTGGAACAAATCCATCGAACTCACGAAGAACATCCGGAAGAAGATTCCAAAACGTTGGTGCAAAAAGCGATTAATTATTTATTAAAAGCAATGGTTGGTTCGTCGCTCAGTACAATTGTTATTTTTCTGCCTTTTATGTTGATGAGTGGAGTTGCGGGAGCTTATTTTAAAGTGATGACAGATACAATGATTATCACTTTAATCTGTTCATTTTTTGCAACTTGGATATTATTACCAATTATTTATCTATTACTTTCTTCAGGAAACAAAAAAGAAACCCACCTTCAGCATCATGATGTGAAGGAAAGAAAATGGGTCGGATTTTTCATAATAAAACCAATATTTAGTTATGCTTTTATTATAGTATTAATTGTTTTAACAGCTTTAATTGTTCCCAATCTCAGCACCGGATTTTTGCCTGATATGGATGAGGGAAGCATTGTTTTAGATTACAATTCGCCACCGGGAACTTCTTTGGAAGAAACCGACAGAGAATTAAAAGAAGTTGAGAAAATTATCACTTCTACACCAGAAGTTCAGGCGTATAGCAGAAGAACAGGAACACAAATGGGTTTCTTCATCACAGAACCGAATCGAGGCGATTATTTAATTCAATTAAAGAAAAACAGAAGCAAAACTACGAATGAAGTGACTGACGAAATCCGTGCAAAAATCGATGCTTCAGGTTTGCCATTGACGGTCGATTTTGGTCAGGTTATTACCGATATGTTGGGCGATTTGATGAGCAGTGTTCAGCCAATTGAAATTAAAGTTTTCGGGACAGACCAAAAAGTGATTGAAGATTATTCTAAAAAAATAGCAGGAATTGTAGAGAAAGTAAACGGTACCGCTGATGTTTTTGACGGAATTGTGATTGCAGGACCATCAATGGTTGTGACTCCGAAACTTTCTGTTTTAGCTCAGTATAATATTTCGTTATCCGATTTTCAGAATCAATTGCAGGCCAATTTAGATGGAAATGTTGCTGGAAATATTTTTGATAATGTACAATACACGCCGATACGATTATTATACAACGAAAAAAGTAACCAGTCTTTAAGCGACATCAACAACAGTATGATTGCTCTGCCCAACGGAACTTTGAAACCTTTGAGTGAATTTGCAACGGTAAACATCATCACGGGGTCAGCCGAAGTTAATAGAGAAGATTTGCAGACTTTAGGAATTGTAACCGCAAGATTGGATAACGGAAATCTGGGTGGAACGATTCAGGAAATTCAGAATCAAATCAATCAGAAAATAAAATTACCAAGCGGATATTCTGTAGTTTATGGGGGTGCATATGCCGAACAGCAAAAATCTTTTAAAGAATTGCTTATCATTTTGGTGGTTTCCAGTTTATTGGTTTTTTCTGTGATGCTTTTTCTTTTCAGAAATGTTTTGGTGGCTTTAATCATCTTATTGGTGTCAGTTTTAGGACTTTCGGGAGGTATTTTATTGTTGTTTTTAACCAGCACTCCTTTGAATGTAGGTAGTTACACAGGACTCATTATGATGGTCGGAATCATCGGAGAAAATGCCATTTTCACCTATCTGCAATTCCACGAAAGTTTAGCAACGAAAACCAAAGAACAGGCTGTAATCTACGCCATCAGCACAAGACTTCGTCCGAAATTAATGACTGCTTTAGGAGCAATTATCGCTCTAATGCCTTTAGCCTTAGGAATCGGAACTGGCGCACAAATGCATCAACCTTTAGCCATCGCCGTTATTGGTGGATTTATCATTGCATTGCCTCTTTTATTAATCGTTTTACCGACTTTGTTGAGTAAAATCAACTTTAAACAAGAAGAAATAAATAATTCATAATTTGTTAAAAATTAAAATAAAGTCATTTGTAATTTTCCTTATAAGTTAGCATACTTACAATGTAGTTTTTTTACAGAATGTTAAATGAATGTAATCACTCAGTTATAATTTAGAATTTTTAGAAAATCGGCATTTTTTTCTATGGCTTATTTTAAATGTTTTTTTTAATATACTTCCAAAAATTCAATATCTCTTCAAAATTGGGTTTCAACTTTACCGTATTAATTTAAAATATTTAAAATGAAAAAATTAGTTTTAGCAATGGCTTTAATGAGTTTAAGCACATTGGCATATTCTCAGGAGAAAAAAGAAAAAAGTGTAAAAGTTCCCGATGTTGTAGAAAAATCATTTCAAAAAGCTTATCCTACTACAAAAGCAGAGTGGGAAAAGAAGACGGAAAATTTGAAGCTTCTTTCAAATACAAAGGGCAGGAAATGAGTGTGGTTTATAATGCTCAGGGAGCTTTAGAAGAAAAAGAAGTTGAAATTAAAGCTAATCAGCTTCCTGAAAAAGTTTCATCTTATATTGCGAAAAATAAATTAGGAAAAATAAAAGAAGCTGCAAAAATCACGAAAGCCAACGGAACAATAATGTACGAAGCAGAAGTTGAGAATGGAGATGCTTTGTTTGATGTAAAAGGTAATTTTATCAAACTTCATAAAGATTAGATAATTAAGCCGATTATTTTTATTAGACGGAAGCCACTTTTATAAGTGGCTTTTATTTGTAAATAATCTCCAGATTTGATTTTGACTAATGGAATTCAAAATTTCTTCTAAATCATTCCGGATTATTGTATGAAAATAAACGTAATGGATAGAATCAGATTATTTCTTTTTTTGATAATGATATTAAGTTCTTGTATGGCTTATGCTCAGGTTGCAGGCGTGACTATTTCCGGATTAATCAAAAATAAAACTGGCAGATTGGCTTTGTCTTACGTGAACGTAGTGGCAAAAACAGAAAAAGATACGGCATTTGTGGCTGGAACAATTACTAACGAAGAAGGGAGATTTTCTTTAACAGGAATTAAACCTGGTAATTATAAGCTGGAGTTTTCACATTCAGGGTTTCAAAAGCAGAGACAGGCTTTGTTTGTGGGAAGTCTTTCAGAATTTCTTGAAGTTCCTGATATTGAATTGGAACAGCTAAAAGACGAAAAAGAAACTAAGATTGAGGAAGTTATTTTAACCTCAACAAAGAAAAACGAAATCAGCAATCAGATGGATAAAAAGACCTATTCTGTAGCTGATAATATCAGTCAGAGTGGTGGTTCTGTACTACAATCGATGCAGAATTTACCGGGAGTTACAGTTCAGGATGGGAAAGTTCAGTTGCGAGGAAATGATAAAATCACAGTTTTAATTGATGGAAAGCAAACTGCTCTTACAGGTTTCGGAAGTCAGACCGGATTAGATAATATTCCCGCTTCTTCCATTGATAGAATTGAGATTATCAACAATCCTTCTTCAAAATATGACGCCAATGGAAACGCTGGAATCATCAATATTATCATGAAGAAAAATACAAAAAATGGCTGGAACGGAAAAGTAGGTTTTACCTACGGAACGGGTTCGCTTTGGGTGCGACAAGAAAATCTTCCTACGATAAGACCTCAATATAGTTTTACACCGAAAATTAATCCTTCATTGTCTCTTAACTACAGAAAAAATAAGGTTAATTTATTTCTTCAGGCAGATAACCTTTACACACAGACATTGAATAAAAATGAATTCGTTACAAGAACTTACGATGACGGAACAATCATTAACTCTCAATTAAAACGAAACAGAAATACCAATTTTCTAACGACAAAAGCCGGTTTGGATTGGAATATTGATTCTCAAAATTCATTAACGGTTTCCGGAATGTATGGAAGTGAAAAAATTATTGACCGTGGTGACCAGCCTTTTTTCAACGGAGATTTTTCTCAACGCCTTCGCTTGTGGCAGTTTTTGGAAGATGAATTGAAGACAACGATAATGGGAACGGCTAATTATCAGCATAAATTCAAAGAAGCGGGTCATTTGCTGAATGTGGGTTTCAATTATACCTTTCACAGAGAAGATGAAAAATATTTTTATGATAATTATTTGCCAAATTCCACAGGAACAGATGCTTTTAAATTATTATCGGATGAGCAGGTTTTTGATTTGAATATAGATTACATCAAACCTTTTAAATACGGACGATTGGAAACCGGAATTAAATTGAGAAACCGAAGTATTCCTACCAATATGAATTTTATTCCCGGAGCAAACTCTGTTTTGGATGTGAATGCAGGAGGTTGGGCAAATTACAAAGAATTAATTCCTGCCGTTTATGCGAATTATATTTTCGAAACTCCAAAATGGGAAGCTGAATTGGGAGTAAGGTTAGAATATGTGAACATTCAGTACGATGTCAACCTGAATCATCCAACCTATAAAAGCGATGGTTACAATTACACACAACCGTTTCCAAATATGAGATTGGCATATAAACTCAATGACAGAAACAAATTTTCAATTTTTTACAACAGAAGAGTTGATAGACCCAATGAAGTGGATATCAGAATTTTTCCAAAATATGACGATGCCGAAATTATCAAGGTGGGAAATCCCGAATTGAGACCTCAATTTACCAATTCGGTTGAGTTGGGACATAAATATAACTGGGATAATGGCTATTTGTATTCTGCATTGTATCATCGTTTTTCTAATGGAACAATTACGAGAATTTCGAGTATTGTTCCGGGGAGCACTTTAGTTTATGCTGTATTTCAGAATGCCGGAAAAAGCTATAATTCAGGACTTGAAATGATTTTAAATCAGAAAATTTCAAAAGTGTATTCATTTAATATCAATGGAAATCTTTACAGAAACCAGATTAATGCTTTTACCGTAACCAACCTTTATCCGACTCCGAATTCTTTTTCGGCAGAAATGCAAAATGCTATATCTGGAAATGTGAAATTCAATAATACTTTCAAATTTGTTGGTGGATTTGATGCTCAGCTGACGGCAGTTTATTTGGCTCCGGATATTATTCCACAAGGGAAAATAGGTTCGAGGTTTTCTGTTGATGTTGGTATTAAAAAGTCAATTCAAAACGGAAAAGGAGAGTTGTTTTTTAATGCTACCGATTTGCTAAATACGATGGTGGTTAAAAAGCAGATTCAGGGAATTGGCTTCCGCTACACCAGCGATGATTACTACGAAACACAGGTTGTAAGATTGGGTTATAGCTATAAGTTTTAAATATAATAAAGATGAATAATTTATTACAAGCTGTAAGAGATTATGCGATCCTTTTTCTTACAGAAAATCTTTCAAACGAATTGACCTTTCACAATATCGGGCATACTTATGAAGTGGTTTCTGCAGTGCGTGAAATCTGTCAGGAAAGTGAACTTTCTGAGGAAGATATTTGCATTTTGCAGGTTTCTGCCTGGTTTCACGATTGCGGATATGCTTTTATTTATAAAGGTCACGAACAAGAAAGTAAGAGAATTGCCAGTGATTTTCTTAGAAATTTCGGTTGTGAAAAAGATTTCATCCAAAAGGTTTTACAATGTATCGATTCTACAAAAAATCCTCAAAATCCTATATCAGAGGTTGAAAAAATTCTATGTGATACAGATTTATTTCATTTAACAAAAACTAATTATCCTAAATATGAAAAAGCTTTAAGATTGGAGTTCGAAAAATATCTCGGACTTGTTTTTACAGATGAAGAATGGCAGATGGAGAACTATGATTTTCTAAAAAATCACCAATATTTTACAGAGTACGGGCAAAATACCCTTGCGAAATTTAAAGAAGTTAATGTTCGACTCACAAATGATTTTAATAAATTCTAATACACAAAGAAATGTCAAATTACCGTCAAATAACAGCCGTCAGCCTTTTCATTTTACTATCAGTTTTTGGAAATTGTAAGGCGCAAAATAATGATACAGTTCAGATTCAGGAAGCTGAAAAAGACAGCACAATTGTACTGAATACAGAAAAAAATACGTTAAACTATAAAAAATTAATTGTTCCGACAGTGCTGATTGGATATGGCGCCGCCAGTTTAAGTATGAATGGTTTAAAACAATTAAATTTCTCCACAAGAGACGAGATTAACGAACACAAACCAGACCACATCAGACTTGATAACTACTCTCAATTTGCGCCTGCAGCATTGGTTTATGGATTAAATGCATTCGGAGTAGAAGGGAAACACAATTTTCGTGACAGAAGTATAATCTACGGCACGTCGATGATGATAACTTCTGCATTTGTGCTTCCTTTGAAACATATTACAAAAGAAGAAAGACCCGACCAATCTAATAATCTGTCGTTTCCTTCGGGCCATACTGCGATTGCATTTGCGTCTGCGCAGTTTATGTACAGAGAATATAAAGATACCAATTTTTTACTCGGAATTTCAGGATATTCTTTAGCTGTTTTCACCGGAGTTTACAGAATGCTGAATGACAAACATTGGTTTGGAGATGTGGTTGCCGGAGCCGGTTTTGGGATTCTTTCGACAGAATTATCGTATTGGTTATTTCCAAAAATAAATACTCTTTTGGGAGGGAAAAATAAGAATTCAGCAACAATGGTGATGCCTTTTTACCAGAATAAAAGTGTAGGAATTGGCTTTGTTAAGAGTTTTTAAATGAACTGATTGTATTTGAATATAAACCACAATAGAACATCGCTATTGTGGTTTTATTTTTAATAATTTATCTGATTTTGTTGAGCGAAGCACCTTTACGAGCCAATAAGTATTTTCAATCATTTTTAAAAAAAACTTTGCAAACTTGACGTTAAAAATTACAAATATAAATAATCAAATTATTTTCTTAAATCCTTATAAATTCAAAATTCTTACAAAATTGGGCTTCACTTTTGTGTCATAATAATTACAGCACTGTGAAACAACTATCAATTCCTATTATTTTACTATTTACAATATTGGCTAACGCCCAAACTACAAATCCGGGAACAACGAAAGATTCTTTAAAAGGAAATCAAATTAAAAACATTCAGGAAGTTATCATTAGCGGAAAAAAGGCTGTTGTAGAAAATAAAATTGACAAAATCGTTTATAATGTTGCCAATGATTTAACATCACAAACTGGTGCTGCGATAGATATTTTGAGAAAAGTTCCGCAGGTAACTGTAGATGCAGACGGAAATGTCGAGCTTCAAGGAAATCCGAATGTCAGGTTTTTAATTAATGGAAAACCGTCCAGTATATTCGGAAATAGTCTCGCTGATGCGCTGGCTTCGATTCCTGCAAGTCAGATAAAAAGTATAGAAGCGGTTACAAGTCCTGGAGCAAAATATGATGCACAAGGAACTGGCGGAATTATCAACATTGTTCTGAACGAAAGTAAAGTAAAAGGCATCAACGGAATTGTCAACGGTTCTTTGGGAACAAGATTTGAAACTGGTTCTGTCAATCTTAATTTTAGGAATAACAATTTCAGTTTAAATGCTTTTTTCAGCGGAAATGCACAATTGAAATCCCGAACGCCTTCTTCGCAAAATAGAATTTCACATACCACAACGAACGAAACTCAGTTACTGCAAAATGGGTACACCGATTTTCAAAGATACGGATATCGTACAGGTTTGGGTTTTGACTGGTCAATCAACAAGGCAAATGCGTTGAGCGGTTCGATTTCTTACAATGATTTTGCTAATAAAAGCATTGGGTTCATCAATCAGGAACAGTATATTAGGGATTTTTCTACATCGGGCGAACAGTCAATTATCGGTTACAGAAACTCTGACAATCGTTCTTCTGTGAATTCTATTGATGCCAATTTAAGTTACCGAAAAACATTTCAAAAAGAAGGTCAGGAATTAACGGCAGATTATGTGGTAAGCTTTGGTTCGCCGAAAAGTAATTATTTGCAAACGCAGAGTTTAGCCGGCGCATTTTCTCCGTATGACGGCATTTCCGGAAGCAATCCGGGAACAGATACAAGTCATAATTTGTCAGTTGATTATGTACAGCCAATTAATGATAAAGTGACGCTGGAAATGGGTGCGAAATCGGTTTTTCAGCACATTACAACCGCAACTAATGTAAATGTTTTGGATGCTTTGTCAGGACAATATGAATCTGATCCTTTTCAGTCTTTTCATTTGAAATATGATATGGGAGTTTATGCGACATACTTTTCATCTTCCCTAAAATTATTTAATGATTGGCTGGATGTAAGAGCAGGAGCACGTTACGAATATACAACGGTGAAAATTGATTATCAGAATACCAATATTCCATCTTACAGTTTGCTCGTTCCTTCATTTATTCTGTCACACAAATTTGACAGCGGAGAAACGATAAAACTGGCTTATACAAGACGAGTTGAAAGACCTGAATATTCTGAATTGAATCCGTTTTTAAACTTCAGCGATCCTCATAATTTGACCACAGGAAATCCTTCATTAAAACCTGAAATTGGCGATAATATGGAATTGGGCTACAATAAAAGTTTTGAAAATGGAGCTAATCTTTCGTTGACGCTTACAGAAAGAATAAACAGTCAGGATTTAAAACAAATCACCACTTTTTACCCAATTTATACCGTTAATGGAACAGATTATACCAATATTTCTGTTACTTCTAGGGACAATATTGGGAAAGAATATAATTCCGGAGGTATTTTGTCGGGTTCAATTCCTTTGTTAAATAATAAATTAAATATTCGTGGAAATATGATGCTTTTCCACCGATATATTGTCAGCGATTATTTTGGAAATGTTGATATGGGAATGCGTTATCGATTAAATTTGAATATGAATTATCAGTTTCCAAAAGATTTTATTGTAGAAATGTTTGGAAATTATAATTCTTCAGCGAAAAATATTCAGGGTAAAAACCCTCAATCTATCACGTACAGCATTGCAGCGAGAAAACAATTTTGGAACAAAAAAGCGAGTATAGGTTTTACGGCGACCAATCCTTTCAGCAAATATATTAACCAAGTTACGACAGTTAATACGAATGATTATAGCTCATATTCTGAGCGCTATTTACCGCTTCGTTCGTTTGGAATCAGTTTCAGTTATAAATTCGGAAAAATGGATTTTAAAAAAGATAAAGATATCAGTGATGATTATTTGAATGCGGCTTCGCAAGGGAATTAGATTTTTTCACTTAAAAAAGCATTTGTATGATAAAAAAAATCATCACTTAATTATTAAGTGATGATTTTTGTTTTTGTGACCAATCCAGAAGTATCTTCAATCATTTTTATAGAAGATTTAGAAATAATTTTAGATTATCTGTCTTGTTAGCTGTACAGGACTAGCCACACTTGTTTTCAAAAACCTTTTAGTGCTGATGCGCGTGCGATTTTTCTTCGTTTTCGCCTTTTTTACCTTCTGCTACCTCAACGGTAAAATCTGCGGTATGCACTGTTCCATCGATTTTGAACTGCGCCCACATTCTGTAAACTCCTGGTTTTTCGATATGTGTTTGTGCAAAAATCGGGAAACGCTTGTCTGACACCGGATGAATATGCAAAAATTCTTTATCTACCTTCCCAATCATTACGATATGGGCAGATGCGCCTAAATATTGTTGCAAGTCATTTTCGTTTAATTTTTTTCCGTCTTTTTCGATGGCTATTTCCAGATGTTGTGTTTTATTGGTTTTAAAATCACTTCCATTGATAAGAGTTACTGTAAATCCATCTACTTTTGAGACATATTTGGTTGAAATGTCATTATTAAGTGGAATGTTTTTTCCTTGTACTTCAATTTCCTGCTTGTTTAAAGTTTGTTCGCCGCCGGTCGGTTTAAAATCAGAAAAAATCAGATACTTTCCACCATTGGGGAATGTTTCGGTGACAGCATGGGCACCGTCAGCCTGCTCTTCCGGATGAATGTGGTGAAACCAAGTTAAATCTTCATTTACCACCATGACATGTAATTTCATCTCGTGTGAAATATCCAGAGGCACATTTTTTTCATTTTGCTTTATGGCAAGGGTCAATTTCGTTGGTTTTCCGGCTTCTATATTTTGTGGAAAAGAAGTTAGCTGTACCTGATAAGGATTTGCATTATCAGGGTTAACTGCTTTCAAATCCATTCCACAGATATGACATTTTTCGCCCTGTTTTCCGGTTACTTCCGAGTGCATTGGGCAAGCGTAAGCGCTTTTATTGTCTGTGTGTTCGTGATTTGTCATTTCTTTACTTTTTTTAGTTTCTACATTGTTACAGGCCGATAAAGTAGCCAAACAGACGGTTACGCCCAACAATGTATGTATTAGCCTTTTCATCTTTTTAAATTATTTTATGGCTTCAATTTTGAAACCTGCCTTCTGAACTATTTCTATAACTTCTTGTTCGCTAATTCCTTCAGATTTCAGGGTGAGGATTTTTTCTCTATTGAAAGTGTCTACTTCCCATTTTTCAATACCTTTAGCCTCATTTAAAAAAGGGGTTACTTTTGCTAAGCAGCTGCTGCAATTGATATTTGTTTTGAACTGAAAATTCATATTTTCCATTTTTTTTATTTTAAATTATTTATTGATACAAAGTTGAGCCAAAATAGCCCGATTTCTTTTACTGTTTTTGGGGTTTGATTTGTAAGATTTACTGATTATAGATTTAATTACTTAATATCGCAACTGAAAGATATATCGGATTTTTATTGTAATCATCTAATATTCAGTTGTTTTGTGTGGTTTTTTAATACTTAGTCAAATATTAAAATTCTTGATATTCGTTTTTTAGATAAAAGGTCAAGATAGATTGATGACGACTTCCTGATTGAGCGGATAACTCTGACATAGCAAAATAATGCCTTCCGAGATATTCTCTTCTGTAAGTGCGTGATTGTTGACCATCCGCACTTCACCATCGGTTTTAAGCGCCCAACAAGTGCCACAGGTTCCATTTTTACAAGCTGTCGGAACTTTAATATGATGTTCCTTCATTGCATCTAATAGCGATTGACTGGCTTTTACTTCAATAAGCGAAGTACATTCGTAGGTCTGTACTTCATCTTTAATGTAATGGTCCTGAAAATAATTTACGATAACATCTTTAGATATATCATCATTTTCAAACACGAAATTTTCTTCGGGAACAAGGGCGAAATATTCGGTATGAATCTGTTTTGGCGGAATATTCAGCCCAAGTAAAGCTTTCTGATAAAGGTTCATCAACCCAACTGGGCCGCAAATGTAGTAATGCGCTTCTTCCACCATTTCAATTTGTTCCGTGATGATAGAGTGGAGTATAGGCAGAGAAAACCTCTCTGAGATATGGTTGATTTCGGATGATGTAAACTCGTTGGAGGTAAAAGAATAATAGGTGTTGAGCTGTCTTTCCATTTGCATAGCTTCCAATTCGTCCCAAAAGATAGTTTCTTCGGGAGATTTATTGCCGTAAATAAGTAAAGGCATTTTTATCTTTTTATCAATACTTTTCAACATAGAAAATAGAGGTGAAATACCGCTTCCGCCAGCTAACAGAACTATTTGAGCTTGTTCTGTAATCTGATTTTCTAAAACAAAATTGCCAAATGGAGCTTCTATTTCCCAAATTGAAATGAACATTGCATTATCTACAAGATGGTTGCTCATCTTTCCTCGGGCAACACGTTTTACTGTTATAGAGGGAAATTTATCGGATGGTTTTGAACTAAATGAATATGACCTGATGACCAGCTCGTCATTTATCATACATTTTACGTTAAGATATTGCCCCGGAAGGTAACTGAATACCTCTTGTGCAGTATCAAAATATATGCTAATAGTATCTTCCGTTTCCTTTACTATTTTATGAGTAATCCACTTGTATTTTTTCATCCGTATATTGTTTCTATTTTTTTTGTTAGCCTTATAAAGTAAGAATCTCTTAGTTGGCTAAATTTAAAAATTCAGGGATGTAATGTATTGTTGATACACTATCCCTGAAATTAAATTAAACTTTTAGTTAGTACAGCATCCGCTTGAAGGGCTTGCACCTTTTTCGCTATCATCAGCGTCTACTTTGTAGCCGTTTTTTTCAATAGTGTCTACCAGCTCTTTTTTTACTTCGTCGCTTTCAACAGAAACGGATAATTTTCCAGCCTCTAAGTTTTCGATTTTTATACCTTCAATAGCTGCGATTGCGCTATTTACTCTTGCTTGGCAATGTGCACTTTGCATACCTGGTATGCTCAATTCTATATTTTTCATTTTAAATAAATTTTTGTAGTACAAATTTCTGCATTGTCTTGTACTTATTTTTTACACTATTTCCCTTTTGATTTGTGATATTTACAGATTTATTTCTTCCATTTTAATCTTAAACTATTGGTTACTACACTTATACTACTCAAAGCCATTGCAGCTCCGGCTATCATTGGGTTGAGCAAGAAACCGTTGATGGGATATAATATTCCGGCAGCTAAAGGAATCCCAATTAGATTGTAAATAAATGCCCAGAAAAGGTTTTGCTTAATCGTGGCCACGGTTTGCTTAGATAAGCGTATAGCTTGAGGTATCTTGGTAAGGTCTGATGAGATGATGGTCATTTTGGCTACATCCATTGCAATGTCGCTGCCTTTACCCATCGCAATACTTACGTCGGCTGTTGCTAGAGCGGTGCTGTCATTAATTCCGTCACCTACCATTGCGACTACTTTGCCTTGCTGTTGCAGTTCTTTTACAAAATCTGCTTTGTGCTGTGGCAATACTTCGGCTTTGTAATGCAGAATACCTGTTTGTTCAGCAATTGCTTTAGCGGTAGCTTCATTGTCACCCGTTAACATATACAATTCGATACCCATTTCTTGCATTTCTTTAATGGCCTGAACGGATGTCTCCTTTATTTTATCAGAAATAGCAATAACAGAAAGTGCCTGCTGGCTGTTTGCAAACCAAATGACCGTTTTAGATTGTTTGCCCCACTCGTCAGATTGGTTTTGTAATGATTCTGAAATCGCGATGTTGTTTTCTGCCAAGAGTTTTTTATTTCCTACAAAATAGGTTTCGTTGTCATGAGTCGCTTTTGCACCTTTCCCTGTAATACTGTCGAAGTTTGATAAAGTTGTGGTAGCAACGCCTGCCAAATGCTTCACGACTGCTTCTGCCAAAGGATGCTCTGACTGTTTTTCGATACTCAGTAAAATAGTCTTGGTTGCATCATCATTGTTAAGCCACTGAATGCTTGTTACTTCCGGTCTTCCTTGGGTTATTGTTCCTGTTTT
The sequence above is a segment of the Chryseobacterium turcicum genome. Coding sequences within it:
- a CDS encoding TonB-dependent receptor domain-containing protein — protein: MDRIRLFLFLIMILSSCMAYAQVAGVTISGLIKNKTGRLALSYVNVVAKTEKDTAFVAGTITNEEGRFSLTGIKPGNYKLEFSHSGFQKQRQALFVGSLSEFLEVPDIELEQLKDEKETKIEEVILTSTKKNEISNQMDKKTYSVADNISQSGGSVLQSMQNLPGVTVQDGKVQLRGNDKITVLIDGKQTALTGFGSQTGLDNIPASSIDRIEIINNPSSKYDANGNAGIINIIMKKNTKNGWNGKVGFTYGTGSLWVRQENLPTIRPQYSFTPKINPSLSLNYRKNKVNLFLQADNLYTQTLNKNEFVTRTYDDGTIINSQLKRNRNTNFLTTKAGLDWNIDSQNSLTVSGMYGSEKIIDRGDQPFFNGDFSQRLRLWQFLEDELKTTIMGTANYQHKFKEAGHLLNVGFNYTFHREDEKYFYDNYLPNSTGTDAFKLLSDEQVFDLNIDYIKPFKYGRLETGIKLRNRSIPTNMNFIPGANSVLDVNAGGWANYKELIPAVYANYIFETPKWEAELGVRLEYVNIQYDVNLNHPTYKSDGYNYTQPFPNMRLAYKLNDRNKFSIFYNRRVDRPNEVDIRIFPKYDDAEIIKVGNPELRPQFTNSVELGHKYNWDNGYLYSALYHRFSNGTITRISSIVPGSTLVYAVFQNAGKSYNSGLEMILNQKISKVYSFNINGNLYRNQINAFTVTNLYPTPNSFSAEMQNAISGNVKFNNTFKFVGGFDAQLTAVYLAPDIIPQGKIGSRFSVDVGIKKSIQNGKGELFFNATDLLNTMVVKKQIQGIGFRYTSDDYYETQVVRLGYSYKF
- a CDS encoding PepSY-like domain-containing protein, which produces MGKEDGKFEASFKYKGQEMSVVYNAQGALEEKEVEIKANQLPEKVSSYIAKNKLGKIKEAAKITKANGTIMYEAEVENGDALFDVKGNFIKLHKD
- a CDS encoding efflux RND transporter permease subunit; protein product: MKKSFFVTYKSPLLVLIFLILASGIYSYTKIQSALFPQITFPKIKIIADTGQQPVNQMTIGVTKVLEDAVKKVPDLQVLKSTTSRGSCEISAFMDWNVNVDLSKQQIESSINQVRNQLPADVNISVEKMNPSILPVMGYSLNSSSKDPIELKQLALYTIKPFLSQVPGVSEVRIIGGQDKEFRVVMNQEIMARLGIAPSSVEQAINNTNFIKSNGYSSDFRYLYLTLTDAQIRNESQLKNLVVSNNGNRIVLLSDIAQINVHNAKQYIKVNANGQESILIAIIQQPNANVVDLSKAMEAKIAELQKTLPKDLVLKPYYVQADFVNDSIKSVTDALWIGLVLAIIVAIIFLRSWKASAVILIIIPITLSLTMLVLYIMGQTFNIMTLGAIAAAIGLIIDDAIVVVEQIHRTHEEHPEEDSKTLVQKAINYLLKAMVGSSLSTIVIFLPFMLMSGVAGAYFKVMTDTMIITLICSFFATWILLPIIYLLLSSGNKKETHLQHHDVKERKWVGFFIIKPIFSYAFIIVLIVLTALIVPNLSTGFLPDMDEGSIVLDYNSPPGTSLEETDRELKEVEKIITSTPEVQAYSRRTGTQMGFFITEPNRGDYLIQLKKNRSKTTNEVTDEIRAKIDASGLPLTVDFGQVITDMLGDLMSSVQPIEIKVFGTDQKVIEDYSKKIAGIVEKVNGTADVFDGIVIAGPSMVVTPKLSVLAQYNISLSDFQNQLQANLDGNVAGNIFDNVQYTPIRLLYNEKSNQSLSDINNSMIALPNGTLKPLSEFATVNIITGSAEVNREDLQTLGIVTARLDNGNLGGTIQEIQNQINQKIKLPSGYSVVYGGAYAEQQKSFKELLIILVVSSLLVFSVMLFLFRNVLVALIILLVSVLGLSGGILLLFLTSTPLNVGSYTGLIMMVGIIGENAIFTYLQFHESLATKTKEQAVIYAISTRLRPKLMTALGAIIALMPLALGIGTGAQMHQPLAIAVIGGFIIALPLLLIVLPTLLSKINFKQEEINNS
- a CDS encoding HD domain-containing protein; the encoded protein is MNNLLQAVRDYAILFLTENLSNELTFHNIGHTYEVVSAVREICQESELSEEDICILQVSAWFHDCGYAFIYKGHEQESKRIASDFLRNFGCEKDFIQKVLQCIDSTKNPQNPISEVEKILCDTDLFHLTKTNYPKYEKALRLEFEKYLGLVFTDEEWQMENYDFLKNHQYFTEYGQNTLAKFKEVNVRLTNDFNKF